ATAAAGATGCGACATTCATGCGGATGAAGGAAGATCACATGATGAACGGGCAGTTAAAAGCGGGTTATAATGTAGAGATAGCAACGAACAACCAGTTAGTGGTAAGTTATGATATTTTCCAGAAACCCGGTGACACAACGACATTACCTGATGTAGTAAAGGGAATACAGCAGGAATATGGAGAGAGCCCTGAGTACTTAATTGCGGATGCCGGTTATGGGTCTGAAGAGAATTATCAGTTCCTACAGAAGGAGGGAATAAAGGGAGTAATAAAGTACAATTATTATGATGCAAAGAAGAAAAGAAAAAGCAAGTATCCGTTCAGTCATGAGAATCTTTACTATAATCAAAAAGAGGATTGTTTAATCTGTCCGATGGGTCAGAGAATGGATTATGCAGGAAAACGGTACAGAAAGACAGAAAATGGTTACACACTTGAGTTGAGCAGGTACAAGGCGAAGAACTGTGAGGGATGTCCACTTCGGGGAGCATGTCACAAAGGTGCCGGGGAGAGAATTATAGAAATAAGTCATACAGGGAGAGAACTAAGACAGAAGGCGGAAGAGATACTCGAATCAGAGACCGGAGCAGAACTCTACAGACGGAGAAAGATAGATGTGGAGCCGGTCTTCGGAAACATAAAGCAAAACATGGGATTTACGAGGTTCACACTTCGAGGAAAGAAGGGTGTGCTGACAGAGTTGGGATTGGTAGCTTTTGCTCACAATTTTAGAAAGATAATATTAGGCAAAATGTTCGAATTTACCCCAAATTTTGCTTAAAAAAGGGTTAATACCCTTTTTTTGTGATCAAAAAACACAAAAGTTACTTTGGTTAATGAACAATTACCGGTGTTATTCAAAAAAAACGAAAAATGACATAAAAAAAGAGGCTGCTGGATATTTACTATCGAGACAGCCTCTTAAAATTCATTTTTTTAAGCAGTGCGTGCATTTTAGCTCCATTTCAAATTTTTCAGGGTTAAACTTACACTTTTGTTTTATAAATTTCAAAGCATATTCAATAATTTGAATCTTTTTTTGAATATTACTATCCAACTGTAAAGAAATTATTTAATTGGAGAATACATGTCACAAGTAAAAGCTTATGTAAAACAAATAAATGGAATCAGTTTTGTCGGTAAAACCGACTCAAATCACTGGATAACAATGGATGGTCCCGAGGACTTCGGCGGAAGCAACGCCGGAATTCGTCCAAAAGAATTGATGTTACTCGCTCTCGCTGGATGCACAGGGAGTGATGTTGTTTCAATTCTTCAGAAAAAAAGAATTGATGTCAGATCCTTTGAAATTAACATCACAGCAGAAATGTCTGATGATCATCCGAAAGTTTACACTTCGATGAACATCGAATATATCTTTAAGGGTAAGGGAATCAAGGAGTCAGATGTGGAACGGGCAATTGAACTCTCCCAGACCAAGTATTGTGGGGTCACCAAGATGTACGAAAAAGCCATGACTATCACTCATTCCTTCCAAATTCATAACGAAGAATAACCATTTTCAGCAAAGAAACGGGAAGATTCTCGATCGATTTTCTTCCCGAATCTTTCCCTTTTTTAACCTTCCATCACATCATTTCAATTTTTCTCACTCCATCACTACTGTAAAAATCGCAAATTTTAGTATAATTATATTTTAGAAAATCTTTTTTAAGATATTGTTACACAAATATAAATTGGAGATTATTTATGTCGCATCACCTTATCGCTCATGTTGAAATTCCGGCAACCGATGTTGAAAGATCAAAAAAGTTTTTTGAAGCCGTGTTTGGATGGGACCTAAAAGAGTTTGGTAATGGATATCTGCTTTGCAACAGTCGTCAGGGTACTACCATTGGTGTTCGCAAAGTTAAAGAAGTTACACATGGCGATTCACCTGTATTCCACATTTTGGTTGACGATATAGAGGATACAACAAAACTGATCAAAAATAATGGCGGATCCATCTTCAAGGATAAAACTGTTATCCCTGTTTATGGCTGGTATGCTGTTATTCAAGATCCTGACGGGAATAAGATCGGGCTTTACGAAGCTCATTAATTCGATTAATAGACAATCGAACCAAAAAGGAATGTATTATGAATAATGGAGAAATAAAACGAATTGCAGTTAACACCGGTGGTGGAGATGCCCCCGGACTGAACGCCGTTATAAAGGCGGTAACAATGGCTGCAATCAAAAGAGGATGGGAAGTATATGGAATAAAAGACGGCTACAACGGCGTTTTTCTTCCGGCTCACTATCCTAACGGAGATGGATTAATCAGACTTACCCCGGAGCTCGTGAAAGATATCACAGCGATGGGTGGCACCATACTCGGCACAACAAACAGAGGGAATCCGTTAAAATTTCCTATGAAAACCGCCAATGGCACTGTTGTCGAGGTTGACAGATCAGATGAAATAGTTGATGGATTAAAAAGAAATAATATCGATGCAGTGGTTGCTATCGGCGGTGACGGCTCCCTTTCGATGGCTAATGAATTTGCTAAAAAAGGTGTCAGAATTGTCGGTGTTCCTAAAACAATTGACAACGATCTTGACGGAACAAGCATTACTTTCGGTTTCGATACTGCAGTATCTTTCGCGACGGAATGTATCGACAGACTTCACTACACAGCAAAAGCCCACAAGAGAATACTCGTAGTTGAAGTGATGGGAAGATATGCCGGTTGGATAGCCCTTAACTCGGGTGTTTCAGGCTCTGCAGATGTTATTCTCATACCCGAGATCCCCTATGACATCAAAAAAGTTGCAGAACATCTTCACAATTCTTTTACTGAAGAGAAAGATTATGCAATCGTTGTTGTGGCTGAAGGTGCCTTCCCGAAAGATGGCGGTTATGCAGTTATCGAAAAAGAAGCCGGTAAAGCCGAAAGACTCGGTGGCGCCGCTGAAAGAGTCGCAGTCCAGCTTCAGGATCTCACTAAAAAAGAAGTCAGAACTGCAATACTTGGACATTTACTGAGAGGCGGAAGCCCGACTACTTTCGACAGACTCCTCTCCCTCAGATTTGGAGCGGCTGCAGTCAGAGCTCTTGAGGAAGGTCATTCAGGCGTGATGGTCGCAAGTGCACCGCCTAGAATGACTTATATACCAATTGAGCAAGCCATAGGTAAACTCAGACTGGTGGATCCAAACGGTGATACAGTCAGAACTGCGAGAGAACTCGGTATCTGCTTCGGCGAATAATCCCCCCTTCCATTAAAAAAAAGAGGCTTCCCGGTTTTCTAAATCAGGCAGCCTCTTTTTATTTTACTTCATCAAATTCAATTTAACAAACTGCGAATAGCTTCCGGTTTCTGACAGAAACTCAACTCTGGCGAAATATATTCCGGATGACAATCCGCTTGCATCCCAGATATAACTTCCCTTGCCGGCAGCCGTCATGCCCATAGATTCAGTTGAAACAAGCTGTCC
This region of Bacteroidota bacterium genomic DNA includes:
- a CDS encoding ATP-dependent 6-phosphofructokinase — its product is MNNGEIKRIAVNTGGGDAPGLNAVIKAVTMAAIKRGWEVYGIKDGYNGVFLPAHYPNGDGLIRLTPELVKDITAMGGTILGTTNRGNPLKFPMKTANGTVVEVDRSDEIVDGLKRNNIDAVVAIGGDGSLSMANEFAKKGVRIVGVPKTIDNDLDGTSITFGFDTAVSFATECIDRLHYTAKAHKRILVVEVMGRYAGWIALNSGVSGSADVILIPEIPYDIKKVAEHLHNSFTEEKDYAIVVVAEGAFPKDGGYAVIEKEAGKAERLGGAAERVAVQLQDLTKKEVRTAILGHLLRGGSPTTFDRLLSLRFGAAAVRALEEGHSGVMVASAPPRMTYIPIEQAIGKLRLVDPNGDTVRTARELGICFGE
- a CDS encoding transposase, with amino-acid sequence KDATFMRMKEDHMMNGQLKAGYNVEIATNNQLVVSYDIFQKPGDTTTLPDVVKGIQQEYGESPEYLIADAGYGSEENYQFLQKEGIKGVIKYNYYDAKKKRKSKYPFSHENLYYNQKEDCLICPMGQRMDYAGKRYRKTENGYTLELSRYKAKNCEGCPLRGACHKGAGERIIEISHTGRELRQKAEEILESETGAELYRRRKIDVEPVFGNIKQNMGFTRFTLRGKKGVLTELGLVAFAHNFRKIILGKMFEFTPNFA
- a CDS encoding OsmC family protein — protein: MSQVKAYVKQINGISFVGKTDSNHWITMDGPEDFGGSNAGIRPKELMLLALAGCTGSDVVSILQKKRIDVRSFEINITAEMSDDHPKVYTSMNIEYIFKGKGIKESDVERAIELSQTKYCGVTKMYEKAMTITHSFQIHNEE
- a CDS encoding VOC family protein, which produces MSHHLIAHVEIPATDVERSKKFFEAVFGWDLKEFGNGYLLCNSRQGTTIGVRKVKEVTHGDSPVFHILVDDIEDTTKLIKNNGGSIFKDKTVIPVYGWYAVIQDPDGNKIGLYEAH